In Bacteroidota bacterium, the genomic stretch TTAGTAGGTTTTTTACTTTGGAAATTTGTATTAGGCTTTGAAGGTAATTTTGCCGATGGAGTAACACGCCATACCCCAGTAAAAGAAGGTATTGGTTCAATTTTAGGATTAATATACTTAGGTGGTTTTATTGTACCTATCTTATTATCGTTGGTATTAATGAGTATTACTTTCTCAATCGAGCGTTTTTTAACTATTACAAAAGCATCAGGTAAAGGTTCAGCAGAAGCATTTGTTCGCAAAGTAAAAAGCCATTTAACAGCAGGTAATGTTGATGCAGCTATTAAAGAGTGTGATGTACAACAAGGTTCAGTAGCTAACGTAGTAAAAGCTGCTTTACACAAATACAAAGAAATGGAAGGCGAAAGTAACATGGAGAAAGACCAAAAGATTTTAGCCATTCAAAAAGAATTAGAAGAAGCTACTTCATTGGAATTACCAATGTTAGAGAAAAACTTAGTAATTATTGCAACCATGGCTTCGGTTTCAACGTTAGTTGCGTTATTAGGAACTGTATTAGGTATGATTAAAGCGTTCTCGGCATTAGGAAATGCAGGAGCGCCTGATTCAACTGCCCTAGCTATTGGTATTTCTGAAGCACTTATCAATACAGCTTTAGGAATTGGTAATTCAGCTATCGCTATCATTATGTATAACGTATTTACAACCAGAATTGATAAAATTACTTATACTATTGATGAAGCTGGTTTCACTATTGTACAAAACTTTGCAGCAGCTCACAAACGCTAGTTTTATTGGCAATTTCAGAATTGCTTATTAATTTTTAATAATTTTAAAATAAAACAAACAAAATGGCTAAAGTAAAAGTACCTCGTAAAAGTACCTCGGTTGATATGACTGCAATGACAGACGTTGCATTCCTATTGCTAACATTTTTTATGTTGGCTACCCAGTTCAAACCCGATGAACCAGTACAGGTGTTAACTCCAGCCTCTGTTGCCGAAATTCCACTACCCGATGTTGACGTAATGCTTATTACCATCAGTGATGATAATAAAGTATTCTTTGACCTTCAAGGAGAGCATTATAAATATGCCTTATTGGAGCGTATGGGTAAAAAGTACAATATTGCATTTACCGAAGACGAAAGACAAAAGTTTTCAAACATGAGTAGTTTTGGTTTACCCATTGCTCAGTTGAAACAATACATTAACTTAAGTCCGGATAAACGTAAATCTATGCCATCAACCGGTATTCCTTGCGACTCATTAAACAATGAATTGGGAGACTGGGTATGGCAAAGTAGATTGACCAACAATAACTTTAGAGTGGCTATTAAAGGCGATAGAGAGGTAAGTTACCCAACAATTAAACAAGTAATTAAAACCCTACAAGACAAAGATGTAAATAGATTTAATTTTATTACATCAATGGAAGGTGGTAAATAATTTAAGAAAGGAAACTAAAAAATGGCAGAAATAGAAGGCGGTGGCGGTGGCGGTCATAAAAAAGGCGGTAAACCAAAAGGCAAGAAACTATCAACCCGTGTAGATTTTACACCCATGGTAGATTTAGGCTTCTTGTTGATTACCTTTTTTATGTTAACTACCTCGCTCAACAAGCCAAAAACCATGGAGTTGAACATGCCGGTAAAAGATCCTAATGGAGATAATACACCAATTAAGGTTTCTCAGGCAGTTACAGTTCTATTAACAGGAAATAATCAAGTAATGTACTATTTTAGTGATCCAGTAACATTGGAACCTATGACTCCACAAATAACTGATTTTAGTGACGGAGGAATAAGACCTATGTTGTTGCGTGAAAATAAAAAACGCAATCCAAAATTGGATTCTATCCAAGTGTATAAAGACTTGTTCAAAACATCTAAGATAAAGGAAAGTGAAATGAAAGCTCGTATTGCTGATATTAAAGCCTGGAAAGATGGTTTAATAGTAGTAATTAAGGCTGACGATAACGCTAAGTTTAAAAACATAGTTGACATTTTAGATGAAATGTTAATTTGTAATATTGGCCGTTATGCGATTGTTGATATTTCAGATCCTGAAAAAGATTTAATTAAAAGTTCGGCAGCATCTTTAGCCGAAGCCTTAAAACAAAACTAATTGACATGGCAAATACAAGTATTTTTGATAACAATTGGGTTAATTTGGTGTTTGAAGGGCGCAACCAACAATATGGAGCTTTTGTGCTACGTAAAAAAAGTAGCAGCTATACCATTAAAGGAATAATTTTCTCTATCATCGGATTTTCGTTGGCAATAGCGGCACCAGTAATTGTAAATTACATCAAAGCTCAAATACCTAAAGAAAACATTATAGTGGAAGCAGATGTAACCAAATTGGATGCTCCACCTCCACTAGACAAATCAGCACCACCACCACCTCCTCCTCCACCACCACCTCCGGTTAAGAGTACTATTAAGTTTACTCCTCCAGAGATTAAAAAAGATGAGGAAGTACCGGACGAACCACCTCCAACGCAAGAAAAATTGCAAGAGGTTGATGCCGGAGCACAAACAGTAGATGGTGATCCTAATGCCAAAGACGTGTTAACGGAAGACCCCGGAACGGGCGATGGCGGAGGAACAAGCGAAAT encodes the following:
- a CDS encoding MotA/TolQ/ExbB proton channel family protein, which translates into the protein MNQTATKKEESKAGSLFSSLAIPILVLVGFLLWKFVLGFEGNFADGVTRHTPVKEGIGSILGLIYLGGFIVPILLSLVLMSITFSIERFLTITKASGKGSAEAFVRKVKSHLTAGNVDAAIKECDVQQGSVANVVKAALHKYKEMEGESNMEKDQKILAIQKELEEATSLELPMLEKNLVIIATMASVSTLVALLGTVLGMIKAFSALGNAGAPDSTALAIGISEALINTALGIGNSAIAIIMYNVFTTRIDKITYTIDEAGFTIVQNFAAAHKR
- a CDS encoding biopolymer transporter ExbD, translated to MAKVKVPRKSTSVDMTAMTDVAFLLLTFFMLATQFKPDEPVQVLTPASVAEIPLPDVDVMLITISDDNKVFFDLQGEHYKYALLERMGKKYNIAFTEDERQKFSNMSSFGLPIAQLKQYINLSPDKRKSMPSTGIPCDSLNNELGDWVWQSRLTNNNFRVAIKGDREVSYPTIKQVIKTLQDKDVNRFNFITSMEGGK
- a CDS encoding biopolymer transporter ExbD — its product is MAEIEGGGGGGHKKGGKPKGKKLSTRVDFTPMVDLGFLLITFFMLTTSLNKPKTMELNMPVKDPNGDNTPIKVSQAVTVLLTGNNQVMYYFSDPVTLEPMTPQITDFSDGGIRPMLLRENKKRNPKLDSIQVYKDLFKTSKIKESEMKARIADIKAWKDGLIVVIKADDNAKFKNIVDILDEMLICNIGRYAIVDISDPEKDLIKSSAASLAEALKQN
- a CDS encoding TonB family protein; amino-acid sequence: MANTSIFDNNWVNLVFEGRNQQYGAFVLRKKSSSYTIKGIIFSIIGFSLAIAAPVIVNYIKAQIPKENIIVEADVTKLDAPPPLDKSAPPPPPPPPPPPVKSTIKFTPPEIKKDEEVPDEPPPTQEKLQEVDAGAQTVDGDPNAKDVLTEDPGTGDGGGTSEILLDAEVPPEFPGGEEKMYEYLSSAVDYPPMAKENNIEGRVVLRFAVMSDGTISGIQVINKPELGWGCEEAVIKAVKGMPKWSPGRQAGRPVPVYFTLPFLFNLQQ